One Solanum lycopersicum chromosome 2, SLM_r2.1 genomic region harbors:
- the LOC101254439 gene encoding serine hydroxymethyltransferase, mitochondrial, with amino-acid sequence MAMAIALRRLSATIDKPVKSLYNGGSIYYMSSLPNEAVYDKEKSGVAWPKQLNAPLEVVDPEIADIIEHEKARQWKGLELIPSENFTSVSVMQAVGSVMTNKYSEGYPGARYYGGNEYIDMAETLCQKRALEAFRLDPAKWGVNVQPLSGSPANFHVYTALLKPHERIMALDLPHGGHLSHGYQTDTKKISAVSIFFETMPYRLDESTGYIDYDQLEKSATLFRPKLIVAGASAYARLYDYDRIRKVCNKQKAILLADMAHISGLVAAGVIPSPFDYADVVTTTTHKSLRGPRGAMIFYRKGVKEVNKQGKEVFYDYEDKINQAVFPGLQGGPHNHTITGLAVALKQATTPEYRAYQEQVLSNSAKFAQALEEKGYELVSGGTDNHLVLVNMKNKGIDGSRVEKVLEAVHIAANKNTVPGDVSAMVPGGIRMGTPALTSRGFLEEDFVKVADFFDAAVKIAVKVKAETQGTKLKDFVSTLESSAPIKSEIAKLRQDVEEYAKQFPTIGFEKETMKYKN; translated from the exons ATGGCTATGGCAATAGCTCTTCGGAGGCTTTCTGCTACAATTGACAAGCCAGTTAAGAGTCTTTACAATGGAGGCTCTATCTATTACATG TCATCACTGCCTAATGAAGCTGTATACGACAAGGAAAAATCCGGAGTAGCT TGGCCAAAGCAACTGAATGCTCCACTAGAGGTTGTTGATCCTGAGATTGCTGACATTATTGAGCATGAGAAAGCACGCCAATGGAAG GGGCTCGAACTCATTCCATCAGAAAATTTCACTTCCGTTTCGGTGATGCAAGCAGTTGGATCAGTCATGACTAACAAGTACAGTGAAGGATATCCTGGTGCCAGATACTATGGAGGAAATGA GTACATAGACATGGCAGAAACCTTATGCCAGAAACGTGCTTTGGAAGCATTCAGGTTGGATCCTGCAAAATGGGGAG TGAATGTGCAGCCTCTATCAGGATCACCCGCTAATTTTCATGTTTACACTGCATTATTAAAACCTCATGAGAGAATCATGGCTCTTGATCTTCCTCATGGTGGACATCTTTCTCATGGATATCAG ACTGATACAAAGAAGATATCTGCAGTCTCTATATTCTTTGAGACAATGCCATACAGACTCGATGAGAGCACTGGATATATTGACTATGACCAG CTCGAGAAAAGTGCCACACTCTTTAGGCCAAAATTGATTGTTGCTGGTGCTAGTGCCTACGCACGTCTTTATGACTATGACAGAATCCGGAAG GTTTGCAACAAACAGAAAGCTATTTTGTTAGCAGATATGGCACACATTAGTGGATTGGTTGCAGCTGGAGTTATCCCATCACCATTTGACTATGCTGATGTTGTCACTACCACAACCCACAAGTCCCTTCGTGGCCCTCGTGGTGCTATGATTTTTTATAGGAAGGGTGTTAAAGAGGTTAACAAGCAAGGCAAGGAG GTTTTCTACGACTATGAAGACAAAATTAACCAGGCAGTCTTTCCTGGACTTCAAGGTGGTCCCCACAATCACACCATCACTGGATTGGCAGTTGCCTTGAAACAG GCCACTACTCCAGAATACAGAGCTTACCAAGAGCAAGTTCTCAGCAACTCCGCGAAATTTGCCCAG GCTTTAGAGGAGAAGGGCTATGAACTTGTCTCTGGAGGAACTGATAATCACTTGGTTTTGGTGAACATGAAAAACAAG GGTATTGATGGTTCCAGGGTTGAAAAAGTCTTGGAAGCTGTACATATTGCAGCCAACAAGAACACCGTTCCTGGAGATGTTTCTGCCATGGTCCCTGGTGGCATCAGAATGG GAACTCCTGCACTCACTTCTCGGGGATTTCTTGAGGAAGATTTTGTTAAAGTTGCTGATTTCTTTGATGCTGCTGTGAAGATAGCAGTGAAAGTAAAGGCTGAAACTCAAG GGACAAAGTTGAAAGACTTTGTATCAACACTAGAATCCAGTGCTCCAATCAAGTCTGAAATTGCAAAACTCCGTCAGGATGTGGAGGAGTATGCTAAGCAGTTCCCTACAATTGGGTTTGAGAAGGAAACCATGAAGTACAAAAACTAA